A genomic segment from Leptospira congkakensis encodes:
- a CDS encoding cell division protein ZapA → MAESAPQPQKITKQIFGETYTIVGEASSGYISEVADYVESRLLELSKALPSASKTKLAVLCALNLADELFQMKEVSAKASEIPELEERTKKIISLLEEGIIGDHF, encoded by the coding sequence ATGGCAGAATCTGCCCCGCAACCGCAAAAAATAACCAAACAAATCTTTGGTGAAACCTATACCATTGTTGGTGAAGCTTCCTCAGGGTACATCTCTGAGGTAGCTGATTATGTGGAATCACGCCTTTTGGAATTGTCAAAGGCTCTTCCCTCCGCATCCAAAACAAAACTTGCCGTACTTTGTGCACTCAACTTGGCAGATGAATTATTCCAAATGAAAGAAGTATCTGCAAAGGCGAGTGAAATTCCAGAACTGGAAGAACGAACAAAAAAGATCATCTCTCTGTTAGAAGAAGGGATCATTGGGGATCATTTTTGA
- the infC gene encoding translation initiation factor IF-3, whose product MQKRPNPRGNPNQDKFAHIRINEQITNVASIRLVSDEGSDIVTLDEALRRAKEANLDLVEVSGDQDVHVCKLIDFGKYKFELLKKTKEAKKKQHVVTVKEIKIRPRIDNHDFEIKKRHALEFLQKGDKVKVTLRFRGREMVHSEIGMNIVNRFVEDLKEHASPEKMPVHDGKTIVVVMNPIGEKPKG is encoded by the coding sequence ATGCAGAAACGGCCCAACCCTAGAGGGAACCCAAACCAAGATAAATTCGCCCACATCAGAATTAACGAACAAATTACCAATGTAGCATCGATCCGACTCGTCTCTGACGAAGGGTCTGACATCGTTACTCTGGATGAAGCTCTGAGAAGAGCTAAGGAAGCTAACCTTGATTTGGTGGAAGTCTCGGGAGACCAAGATGTTCACGTCTGTAAGCTGATCGATTTTGGAAAATACAAATTCGAACTTCTTAAAAAAACGAAAGAAGCGAAAAAGAAACAACACGTTGTCACGGTTAAAGAAATTAAAATCCGTCCGCGGATTGATAACCATGACTTCGAGATTAAGAAGCGTCATGCTTTAGAATTCTTGCAAAAGGGTGATAAGGTAAAAGTGACTCTTCGATTCCGAGGCAGAGAGATGGTTCACTCTGAAATTGGAATGAATATTGTTAACCGGTTTGTCGAGGACCTAAAAGAGCATGCCTCTCCCGAAAAAATGCCGGTACACGACGGAAAGACGATAGTGGTCGTGATGAACCCAATTGGTGAAAAACCTAAAGGATAA
- a CDS encoding 5-formyltetrahydrofolate cyclo-ligase, whose protein sequence is MNPISKKDAREILKKNLPNLPEREDHEAAILKRLFPLLQGKSKIITYSPDLKWEVDVLPIIESSPLPRPTGFIEARHSAKWFFPRMEDGKVLRFIRPHSFEKNANGIFQPIGDEEISVEEADLILVPALGFNEKGYRLGRGGGYYDRIINSESLQKKAIGLSFSKLFPVPFLEESHDLKIGKMITETQIHSFLD, encoded by the coding sequence TTGAATCCAATTTCTAAAAAAGATGCTAGAGAGATTCTAAAAAAGAACCTTCCGAACTTACCGGAAAGGGAAGACCATGAAGCCGCTATCTTAAAGAGGTTGTTTCCTCTTTTACAAGGTAAATCCAAAATCATTACTTATTCTCCAGACCTCAAGTGGGAAGTGGATGTACTTCCTATCATTGAATCTTCACCACTTCCTAGGCCTACTGGCTTTATCGAAGCTCGTCATTCTGCTAAATGGTTTTTTCCCCGGATGGAAGATGGAAAGGTTCTACGTTTCATTCGGCCTCACTCCTTTGAAAAGAATGCCAATGGTATTTTTCAACCCATTGGTGATGAGGAGATATCCGTAGAAGAAGCGGATTTGATCCTTGTTCCAGCCCTTGGGTTTAACGAAAAGGGATACAGGCTTGGACGCGGTGGTGGGTATTATGATCGCATTATAAATTCAGAATCTCTCCAAAAGAAAGCCATTGGACTCAGTTTTTCTAAACTTTTTCCCGTCCCATTCCTAGAAGAAAGTCACGATCTAAAAATAGGAAAAATGATTACGGAAACCCAGATTCATTCGTTTTTAGATTGA
- the thrS gene encoding threonine--tRNA ligase — protein sequence MAAITITLPDGSSKELESGKSFSDFIQAQLPFLKEKALAVVLSDGRTVDLSYIPTTNTTVKFLTFDDSEGKEVFHHSSAHLLGMAVQRLWSEARLTVGPVIENGPGFFFYDIDFGETILTPEDLPKIEAEMAKIVKEDLTVKRWELSKEEAIEKFRKENEPYKVELIQGFDSASVSLYGQGEWYDLCRGPHVARTGQLKAFKLTAISGAYWKGDSKNKQLTRIYGVSFPTKKQLDEYLFLIEEAKKRDHRKLGKELDLFSFQDEAPGFPFWHPKGTILWNSLASYIREECFRRGYQEIKTPAILNSSLWKKSGHWDNFKENMYFTDIDESEFAVKPMNCPGCCLIYKYHMHSYRELPLRFMELGNVHRHEMSGVLHGLFRVRAFTQDDAHIYAPLEKVESEVEDIIDFTFDVYKKFGFTEFKTFIATRPEKSQGSDEDWNLATQALHDALKKKGIEYGIKEGDGAFYGPKIEFNIKDSLGRLWQCGTVQIDFSMPNRFELDFTASDGKKHAPVMIHRAIYGSLERFIGILIEHFEGKFPLWLNPTQIRVLTVAEVHSDYAKEVYQDLVMQGFRVEIDIRNEKIGSKIRDSILKRSSYTLILGDKEKEAGSISFRRMGEEKTETVSRDGFLSLLKGDL from the coding sequence ATGGCAGCAATTACAATCACATTACCAGATGGAAGTTCCAAGGAACTAGAATCCGGTAAATCCTTTTCTGATTTCATCCAAGCCCAACTGCCTTTCTTGAAAGAGAAAGCTCTTGCCGTTGTTTTGTCCGATGGTCGCACCGTTGACCTTTCTTATATTCCTACGACGAACACCACGGTAAAGTTTCTCACCTTTGATGATTCAGAAGGAAAAGAAGTTTTTCACCATTCTTCGGCCCACTTACTCGGTATGGCTGTCCAAAGGCTTTGGTCAGAGGCTCGCCTAACAGTAGGCCCGGTCATCGAAAATGGCCCTGGTTTTTTCTTTTATGATATTGATTTTGGTGAAACCATTTTAACCCCAGAAGACCTTCCTAAAATTGAAGCCGAGATGGCAAAGATTGTGAAAGAAGACCTGACAGTCAAACGTTGGGAACTTTCTAAAGAGGAAGCCATAGAAAAATTTAGGAAAGAAAACGAACCTTATAAAGTCGAACTCATCCAAGGTTTCGATTCCGCATCGGTTTCGTTATACGGACAAGGGGAATGGTATGACCTTTGCCGCGGACCTCACGTGGCAAGAACCGGCCAACTCAAAGCTTTCAAACTGACTGCGATTTCTGGTGCCTATTGGAAAGGGGATTCCAAAAACAAACAACTCACTCGTATTTATGGAGTGTCGTTCCCCACCAAAAAGCAGTTAGACGAGTATCTCTTTCTCATTGAAGAGGCTAAAAAAAGAGACCATAGAAAACTTGGGAAGGAACTTGATCTTTTTAGTTTTCAAGACGAAGCTCCCGGGTTTCCTTTTTGGCACCCGAAAGGAACAATCCTTTGGAACTCTCTTGCTTCCTACATTCGGGAAGAATGTTTTAGGCGCGGGTATCAGGAAATTAAAACTCCTGCCATCTTAAATTCTTCTCTTTGGAAAAAGTCAGGCCACTGGGACAATTTTAAAGAAAACATGTATTTCACTGATATCGATGAAAGTGAATTTGCAGTGAAACCAATGAACTGTCCTGGATGTTGTTTGATATATAAATACCATATGCATTCTTACAGAGAATTGCCACTTCGGTTTATGGAACTGGGAAATGTCCACAGACATGAAATGTCGGGAGTGCTCCACGGACTATTCCGTGTGCGTGCCTTCACGCAGGACGATGCTCATATTTATGCTCCACTCGAAAAAGTAGAATCAGAAGTCGAAGACATCATCGATTTTACTTTTGATGTGTATAAAAAGTTTGGATTTACCGAATTCAAAACCTTTATTGCCACACGACCTGAAAAGTCTCAAGGTAGCGATGAAGATTGGAATCTCGCCACACAAGCATTACACGATGCTTTGAAAAAAAAGGGAATTGAATACGGAATCAAAGAAGGGGACGGAGCTTTCTACGGGCCTAAAATTGAATTCAATATCAAGGATTCTCTTGGAAGACTTTGGCAATGCGGAACCGTTCAAATTGATTTCTCTATGCCCAATCGTTTTGAATTAGATTTCACTGCCTCTGATGGAAAAAAACATGCACCGGTTATGATCCATAGAGCCATTTATGGATCCCTAGAGAGGTTCATTGGGATTTTAATCGAACACTTCGAAGGGAAATTTCCACTTTGGTTAAATCCGACACAAATTCGTGTCTTAACTGTGGCAGAAGTTCACAGTGATTATGCGAAAGAAGTCTATCAGGATTTGGTCATGCAAGGATTCCGAGTCGAGATTGACATTCGTAATGAAAAGATAGGAAGTAAAATTAGGGATTCCATCCTAAAACGAAGCAGTTACACTTTGATTTTAGGTGATAAAGAAAAAGAAGCAGGTTCTATTTCCTTCCGACGTATGGGAGAAGAGAAAACTGAGACTGTTTCTCGAGATGGATTCCTCTCACTTCTGAAAGGTGATCTTTAA
- the rpmI gene encoding 50S ribosomal protein L35: MYKLKTNRAAAKRFKFTKSGKIKRGCAFRRHILEKKSPKMKHQSRGMHLIHETDYNRVEKLLPYGG; encoded by the coding sequence ATGTATAAACTAAAAACAAACAGGGCAGCAGCCAAACGTTTTAAGTTTACCAAGTCTGGTAAAATTAAACGCGGTTGTGCGTTCCGAAGACATATCTTAGAGAAAAAATCTCCTAAGATGAAACACCAAAGCCGTGGAATGCACCTCATCCATGAAACCGATTACAACCGTGTAGAAAAACTTCTACCTTACGGAGGTTAA
- a CDS encoding chemotaxis protein CheW has product MDQETLLTSLAEKTKMELESDLGDLEQFLTFTIDKEFFGIRLLLVHEILKPVLITRIPNVDDYILGVINLRGEIIPILDLKKRFHETDSEIFPISRIIVIMLDEKRIGVLVDEVKQVVKIQKDFISYTTDDLSLNYSKMVESVSRYEDHLILNLDLEQIVDFVSTAK; this is encoded by the coding sequence ATGGACCAAGAAACACTACTCACATCCCTGGCGGAAAAAACCAAAATGGAACTAGAGTCCGATCTGGGAGACTTGGAACAGTTCCTCACTTTTACCATTGATAAAGAATTCTTCGGGATTCGATTGTTGTTGGTTCATGAAATTTTAAAACCAGTTCTCATCACAAGAATTCCAAACGTAGATGATTACATTTTAGGTGTGATCAACCTTCGTGGAGAAATCATACCCATCTTAGATTTGAAAAAAAGATTCCATGAAACGGATTCCGAAATTTTCCCAATCTCCCGAATCATCGTCATTATGTTAGATGAGAAACGAATTGGTGTCCTTGTTGATGAAGTCAAACAGGTTGTAAAAATCCAAAAGGATTTTATTAGTTATACAACTGATGATTTGTCGTTAAACTATAGTAAGATGGTTGAATCGGTATCGAGATACGAAGACCATTTGATTTTGAATTTGGATTTGGAACAAATTGTTGATTTTGTTTCAACCGCAAAGTAA
- the rplT gene encoding 50S ribosomal protein L20 produces MPRAVNGTIHKNRRKKVLAKAKGFRGGRSKLFRTAKSAVMKAGQWAYRDRRKKKSEFRKLWITRINAAVRENGMSYSKFIHALKTHGINLDRKTLADLAYNHKEVFNAIVEKTKVAK; encoded by the coding sequence ATGCCACGCGCAGTCAACGGAACCATTCATAAGAATCGTAGAAAAAAAGTTCTCGCTAAAGCCAAAGGTTTTAGAGGCGGACGTTCTAAACTTTTCAGAACTGCAAAATCTGCAGTGATGAAAGCTGGTCAATGGGCATACCGTGACCGTAGAAAGAAAAAGTCCGAATTCCGTAAACTTTGGATTACGAGAATCAATGCCGCAGTAAGAGAAAATGGAATGTCTTACTCTAAATTCATCCATGCACTCAAAACACACGGAATCAACTTAGACAGAAAAACTTTGGCTGACCTTGCTTACAACCACAAGGAAGTGTTCAACGCCATCGTAGAAAAAACGAAAGTCGCTAAGTAA